CGGAATCAAAAGCCCGAGCAAATGCCAGGCCTTTCGGAAGTAATTGAAGGATGCGGGTCGCGTAATTTCCAATTTTCTAATTCCTAGTTTATCGTTTGGAGGCCATTTTTAAGGCCGCCTCTTCGTCGCCGGCGATCAGGAAGAAACCGTTCAAGCCCGCCATTTTGAAAACGTTCGAAATCGGTTTCGAGATATTCACCAATACGAGCTTGTTCTTATGGCCGAAACTGACCTGATACACTTCTTTCAGCGCCTGCACGCCCTTGGAAGAGATCAGATGCACGTCTTCCAAATCCATAATCACCGGTCCTTGGCGAACGGCAACGGAAAGAACTTCCCGAAATTTTTTCTCCGTAAAGGAGTTGATAGAACCTTGCAACTTCAGAACCTGAACGTTGTCTATCTTTTCCGTCGAGATCAATATCTCGTTCAGGATCATAGTTTCTCCGATTGGTCAGGATACGGAATTTTCCCAAAAGATACAAATGGTTTTTCTGTTATTCGTTTCCGCCTTTCTCTTTTTCAAAACGTACGATTTTCCGTTTTCCGGAACCTTGGTCCTAGGCCTTACCTTAGCTACATCCCTAAATTTCCGCGAAAGCATGCGGAAATTTCCCCCCGTTTTTCTGACATTTCCGACCCTACTCTGCCTCCTTTCCCTCTGGGACGGATCTTCTCCGGAAGACATTCTGGACTTAATTTCTATCAGCCTAGCCGGAATCCTTTCCTACAGGGAATCGCTGCGATCCGAAGGAAATTACAAATCCGTACCGGAGGAAGGAATCCTCGCGCTTCTATTCGCCTGCGGACTCATTTTTTCCTACTCCAGGGAGGAATTTTCCGCCTTCCTCTCTCCTGCCTTAGCCCTACTATTCTTAAAAAAGGGATTCGGCAAAAAAATACGGATCCTTTTGCTTCTCTCTCTTCTCTCCCTCACCGCGATTCATTTGTACGGGGGGAACCCTTCCTTGCCTACGGAACCTTCCTTTAGCAAATCGATTCTGATCTGTTCCGGTATGGGACTCCTTCTATTTTACGGGAAGGAGGCTCTCCTCGAAAAAATACTCTTCCTGTTCTCCTTTTTGGCCGTTTCCGCATCCCATCCGGGCCCCGAATTTCCGGGCTATTCCTTGGGGTTGTTTTTTTCCTACTTGCAAGAACGGGATAGGGAGAAAGAATCCGAAAGGGAGGAATCGTCCGGATAAGCAGGCGTTCGTATGAAAATTAAAATCGCTCACCTTCTCAGAAAAACGGAAGAGATCGAAAGAGATCTGACCGAATTGGGAAAAATCAAGGACCGGATCGCTACGGACCGGGACTACTCGGAGTCTTTAAAAGAGTCCATCGGAGCCGAGATGCAAAAGCTCAGTTCACAAAGGGACGAACTTCTTTCTCTTTCTACGAAAGAAATCCCGAGCGGATGGAACCTTCCTTCCTCTTCCTCAGGAGCAAGAGCCGCTGAGGGTTTGTACCAAGACAACGAAAAACGTCTGACCCGTGAAATATCCGTTGAAATACAAGGAAAGCGCCAGCAACCTGCCCGAAAGACCGTTCATAAATACTAATCCCATCAAACTTCCGAAAAAATCAGGTAATCAAAGAAACATGAGTAAAAAAATCATCGTACTCTCTCTCTTCGGAATCCTATTTGCGGATTGCAAATTAGATTCCGACGTACTGGCTTCCTTTAAAGGAGGTACGGTCACCCGTAAAGAGCTTAGAACCCATTACTTTTACAGTTTAAAAGGCCGTAAAATAGATGAGACCAATGCTTCGGTGGAAAACCAAAACAAGATCCTGGAAGAGCTGAGCCTCCTCAAAATGGCGGAACTTTATAATAAGGACCACCATTTAGTTTCCGATCAGGATATGGAAAAGTATCTGAAATATTCCGAACCCCAATTTGCGTTTTCCTTATTCCGTAAAAAATTCGAGGATGGAATCGCGAAAGACGGAAAAGTCAGAATGGCTTTCATACGCGTACTTCTCGTCGCGACTCCGGACGCCTCCGGAAAAACTCCGAAACAAAAAGGGGAAGAACTACTCTCTCAACTTTCCAAGTTATCCTCCAAGAAGGAGACCGCCAAGTTCGTCTCCGAACATACGGAAGAACCCCAGAGAAAAGCCGTAGGCGGAGTCTTGGAACCCGTCTGTTTGGACTGTGGAAACGAT
The genomic region above belongs to Leptospira fletcheri and contains:
- a CDS encoding STAS domain-containing protein, giving the protein MILNEILISTEKIDNVQVLKLQGSINSFTEKKFREVLSVAVRQGPVIMDLEDVHLISSKGVQALKEVYQVSFGHKNKLVLVNISKPISNVFKMAGLNGFFLIAGDEEAALKMASKR